Proteins from a genomic interval of Zingiber officinale cultivar Zhangliang chromosome 1B, Zo_v1.1, whole genome shotgun sequence:
- the LOC122040871 gene encoding uncharacterized protein LOC122040871 encodes MIKQIPKYAKFLKDLCVYKKKLKGNELISMGKYVSALFQPVPQKCEDPGVFTVPCVIGDCIFEDAMLDLGASINVMPKSVFQSLKIGPLQPTGVVIQLANRSQAHPAGVIEDVLVKVRELIFPVDFYILDMEGDALANMSPLILERPFLKTARTRIDVHVGTLSMEIGDIRGSFYLSLDISEELDNMDFSSEVDSDSDFFDVGQGNELVSLLESILEVGVDVSSKELCVGDYLGEALLLESPREEELCVEDCLGEALPLGSPSVDQIQEELKSLPQHLKYAYLGENQQLPVIIAQNLEPDQEERLLEILRQHRKAIGWTLGDIPGISPSICMHRIYLEEDVKLVRQP; translated from the exons ATGATCAAACAAATTCCTAAATATGCCAAATTCCTCAAGGATCTTTGTGTGTACAAGAAGAAATTGAAGGGAAATGAATTGATAAGTATGGGGAAATATGTCTCAGCATTATTTCAGCCAGTTCCTCAGAAATGTGAAGATCCTGGAGTTTTCACAGTGCCTTGTGTTATAGGAGATTGTATTTTTGAGGATGCGATGTTAGATCTTGGAGCTTCTATAAATGTGATGCCTAAATCAGTTTTTCAATCTTTAAAAATTGGACCTTTGCAACCTACAGGTGTAGTAATTCAATTAGCTAACCGAAGTCAAGCACACCCAGCTGGAGTGATAGAAGATGTTTTGGTAAAAGTGAGGGAGTTAATTTTTCCTGTAGATTTTTACATCTTAGACATGGAGGGTGATGCGCTTGCAAACATGTCTCCACTTATTCTTGAACGTCCATTCTTGAAAACAGCTAGAACAAGGATTGATGTACATGTAGGAACTCTTTCCATGGAGATAGGAGACATA AGAGGATCATTCTATCTTAGCTTGGATATTTCAGAGGAGCTGGACAACATGGATTTCTCTTCGGAAGTTGATTCAGATTCAGATTTTTTTGATGTTGGTCAAGGGAATGAATTGGTTTCATTGTTGGAGAGTATCTTAGAAGTGGGAGTAGATGTGAGTTCAAAAGAATTATGCGTAGGGGATTACTTAGGAGAAGCATTACTCCTAGAATCTCCCAGAGAAGAAGAATTATGCGTAgaggattgcttaggagaagctctACCCCTAGGATCGCCTTCGGTTGACCAGATACAGGAGGAGTTGAAGTCATTACCTCAGCATTTGAAGTATGCCTATTTAGGAGAGAATCAGCAGCTACCTGTCATTATAGCTCAGAATTTGGAACCAGATCAGGAGGAAAGATTGTTAGAGATTCTGAGACagcatagaaaggccattggatggACTCTGGGAGATATTCCTGGGATCAGTCCTTCTATTTGCATGCATAGGATCTATTTGGAGGAGGATGTGAAGCTAGTGAGACAACCATAG